The Bacteroidota bacterium genome segment AAACTATTAAGTCAAAAATCTTGCATTATCGCAAACTCTTTCTTAATTTCTAATATCCTTAACTGTCTAAGTCTGTATTATCGATGACGGTTAGGGATAGGTGTGTTTTAATAGAAATTCAAAAGGGAAATATATCTAACCGATTAACTTTTTATTGTACAATAAAGTATAGATCACCGGAATAATAAATAGAACAAGTAAAGTGGCGGAAATCAAGCCTCCGATTGTTCCAAGTGCCAGTGAATGCCAAAAGCTATCGTGGGTTTCTTCGATAACTAATGGCAAAACACCGGCAATTGTGGTTAAAGTTGTTATTAATATCGGGCGCAAACGTGAAGCACTTCCTTTAATAACATTTTCAATAAAATCAGTTGATTCTATTTTAGAAAGTCTAGTTACTAACAATATCGAAATGTTGACCGAAATTCCCGTTAATAAAAGTACAGATGCATATCCTCCTCTATCAAATGTAGCATCGCTGAAATAAAAAGTTAAAAGTACCCCAATCATAGAAAACGGAACTGATAAAATAATGATAAACGGTTTCAAATAAGATTCAAACAAGGCAGCTGTTACCATATATACTATCAAAATTGCAAGAAAGATAATTAAGCCGAGTTCTATCTCCTTTTCAGGTGTGAGAAAAAAAAACACGTTAGTTTGTTCTACTGAATAACCGTGCGGTACATTATTCTTTACTTGCGTAACCACCGATTCAGTTAATTTTTGCCCATATTTATAAGGACCTTTGTATTCAAATGAAACATATCTTTGATATTGTTGGTTTTCACGAACAATTCTCGAAAGAACTTTTCTTTCTTTTACACTAATTATATCTTTTAATTTAACACCCTCACTTTTTTTTGTAGTAATTACTACATTCATCAGATCATCAAGGGAAAAATCTTTGTAACCGGAAAATTTAATAGAGTAATTAATTTCTTCACCGGCAACTTTTATACGCGTTGTTTGAACAGCTCCCCGAGACAACATCCTTACACGATGCATCAAATCGGCAACGCTCAATCCGTAATGTTCGACTAATTTCCGATTCGCGACTAGGGCAACCTCATATAAATTTTCGCTGTACATAAAAGATCTATCGACATCCACATTTGCTACACGCCTGTTGATGATTATTTTTTGGCGTATTTGTTCGGCAATTTCTTTAACTTTTTCGTAATTGTAACCAAGAATTTTAATATTATAGCTTGGCAATTGTGATGAACCGGTGAAAAAACCTGGCCCAAACCCCAAAACACCCACCGTAGCGCCCCCAATATTACTCATAAACGAAATAAGGTGTGCTTTCAAAACATAAGGGAATGAACTCTGGGCATTTTCTTCAGGAATTGTAATTGTAATATTCCCAATTTCGTTGTTGTAGATATTTGTAACATACTTATCGATATTCTTATCGAACTTGCTCAATTCATTTTCTACCAACTTGACAGCTTCATTAAGGCGTTCGAGTTCTGTACCCGCAGGCGTTCTAATAGTAACTAAAAGATAGGTTTCCGCTCCCCAACTCCATATTTCACCCCGATTTACATATTTAAAGAACAAATGCAAACTTCCACCAAAGGTATGGTCGACGTAAGGTTTTATTGTAGAATACAATTTACTGCTGAAGATTAAATTATAGGCAGGTGATATAACTGGTGTTTCTATCTTTTCAGGTAACAGCCATGTAGGTATTCCAAAAATCCAAATAGTTAAAATGATGCTGATTTTTTTAAACTTTATCAATTTTGCAAGTATTCTCTCATAAATTTTTGTTAAACGCTCTTGCAACCTAATTAGCATCGAATCTTGTTTTTCAAACCGGAAATATTTATAACTTGCCAATGGAACAAAACTGTAAGCGACAATCAAAGAAAAGAGAAGTGCAAAGTTCACCGTGATTGCAAATTGTTCAAAATAAAGGCGAACCTCTGGTGATAGAAAATATATCGGTATTAAAGCACCGACCGTCGTTAAAGTTGCTGCAAATATGGGCAGAGCAATATCGTTCAACGCTAAATACAAAGCCATACTTCTGTCGGTATTCAATCTATTATATCTTGAAATATTTTCTACAACGACTATAGAGTTATCAACTATCAACCCGAAGGCAAGTGTAAGACCTGCTAAAGTTATTATGTTAATGCTCAATTTCAAAAAATACATTGCAATAAAAGTAAGCAATACTGAGAATAAAATAGATGATATTACAATGATTGGCGCCCTAAAATTAAGAAAAGCAAACATTAATACACTAAAGATAAATATTACTGAAAAAATCGACCTGTTTGATATTTTATTTATATCCTTCCTAATGGTCTCACTTTTATCAATTTCCTTGATAACATTAAAGTTGCTGGGCAATTTTTTTTCTAGTGCAGCCATTTTTTCGATAACTCTATCGGCAGTTGTTACAATGTTAACGTGCGGTTCTTTATCGATCTGTATAGTAACAGCCGATTTACCATTTATGCGGTAATAGCTATACACAGCTTCGAATTCATTGTTCACAATTCCAATATCTTCGAGGTAAATTATCCTGCCATCATTTAATATTTTTAGAGGATGTTTATTGATTTGTTCGATACCTATTTCAGGGGTTTCAAATTCTTTATTAAAG includes the following:
- a CDS encoding efflux RND transporter permease subunit, with the translated sequence MYRYINILTNRPLFVTMVYSAILLIGIATAVQLPIELSPSVEFPRITISTYWGNTSPETMESIISSPIEELCNTINGVKRITSISQEGLSRVTVEFGADVKMNFAVLDLNEKLASLTELLPYDVSPPRIQKYIPEDFEKLQGFITYTISAPYSNSEIRKIVEQKMLTELMSIEGVANVQIYGGAKKEIQIELDHEKLNLFQIGLKEIQDVMQGFETITSLGNILEGGKKTNIRIFNKEFETPEIGIEQINKHPLKILNDGRIIYLEDIGIVNNEFEAVYSYYRINGKSAVTIQIDKEPHVNIVTTADRVIEKMAALEKKLPSNFNVIKEIDKSETIRKDINKISNRSIFSVIFIFSVLMFAFLNFRAPIIVISSILFSVLLTFIAMYFLKLSINIITLAGLTLAFGLIVDNSIVVVENISRYNRLNTDRSMALYLALNDIALPIFAATLTTVGALIPIYFLSPEVRLYFEQFAITVNFALLFSLIVAYSFVPLASYKYFRFEKQDSMLIRLQERLTKIYERILAKLIKFKKISIILTIWIFGIPTWLLPEKIETPVISPAYNLIFSSKLYSTIKPYVDHTFGGSLHLFFKYVNRGEIWSWGAETYLLVTIRTPAGTELERLNEAVKLVENELSKFDKNIDKYVTNIYNNEIGNITITIPEENAQSSFPYVLKAHLISFMSNIGGATVGVLGFGPGFFTGSSQLPSYNIKILGYNYEKVKEIAEQIRQKIIINRRVANVDVDRSFMYSENLYEVALVANRKLVEHYGLSVADLMHRVRMLSRGAVQTTRIKVAGEEINYSIKFSGYKDFSLDDLMNVVITTKKSEGVKLKDIISVKERKVLSRIVRENQQYQRYVSFEYKGPYKYGQKLTESVVTQVKNNVPHGYSVEQTNVFFFLTPEKEIELGLIIFLAILIVYMVTAALFESYLKPFIIILSVPFSMIGVLLTFYFSDATFDRGGYASVLLLTGISVNISILLVTRLSKIESTDFIENVIKGSASRLRPILITTLTTIAGVLPLVIEETHDSFWHSLALGTIGGLISATLLVLFIIPVIYTLLYNKKLIG